The stretch of DNA TCGAGGATATATTAAATTCTAATGAAGAGGAAATTATGATACCCCTTGGCTCTGGTGTTTTTGCCCATGGGAAAGTTGATAAAAAGCAGAAGATGCTGGTAAGTTTTGGAAGTGATATAGTAATAGAGAAGGATGTCGATGAAGTAAAATCTATACTTGACAAAAGAAAAAAAATACTTGAAGAGGGCATAGAAAGTGTCAAAGACACAATGT from Candidatus Aenigmatarchaeota archaeon encodes:
- the pfdA gene encoding prefoldin subunit alpha, with product MSERELQEKVYQFQVLEEKFKELNQRRELFAVKLMEVEQTKQAIEDILNSNEEEIMIPLGSGVFAHGKVDKKQKMLVSFGSDIVIEKDVDEVKSILDKRKKILEEGIESVKDTMLKVAKDMQNIQYEAEELISKQEKAG